tgtattgtgcatgctggctcgctgacactgtcatggcttactgcgACACTTGACATAAAATGTCAATGTtatcagtaacacctgtgctttttctactgtgacaagtcagattgtctgctgtgaaaaaggcctattccTTCAGTTTCAAGAAAGAAGTGGTCCAAGTCGTCTTCCATCTCAgagtttataataaataataataataaataaaactttatttatagagcgcttatcaaaacaaagtacaaagtgcttcacaacaagagaaataaaataccacagagaatgacgaaatataaagaaataaaatacataaaatacacaaaagcaataaaataaacagccagttcaggtaaaatcaggatctgctttcagataaaaatgtgttttgagaagagacttaaaagaagactctgactcagcctgatgtcttcgggcaggttgttccagagcctcggggccctgatggcaaaagctctgtcccccttagtttccatcctggactcaggagcagacaggagacccctgcccgaagatctcagactacgtgaaggttcataagggattacaaggtctaaaatataatctggagccacgAAGAGCCTttaaagtaatcaacaagatcttaaaatcaatcctgaaacaaacagggagccgatgtaaagaggctgaaacaggtgtgatgtggtcgaacctctcggtcctggtttacagccgagcagctgagtcctgtacagtctgcagtcgggtcaaagttttttggttaagacgagtgaacaggctcttacaataatcgaggcgtgaggagataaaagcacgtacaacagtttctgcatcagtaagatttaagATTTACctcaatatttctgaggtgataaaaacatgattggacaagctcagtgatatgttgctcaaaacataaactgctatcaaacgacaccaagatttcttgcagcAGGCTcaatatgttgtgacaggttacccgACAATCTTCACTGTGTTTCCTGACACGTGCTGACAGCTGTTCTTCTATCCGCCTGTGGGTCTGTCAGGTGTTGGTGGCCAGTGCTCGCGCTCACTCGCTGATCAGGAAATACAGCGCTGACGTGGAGTCGGCCACGCCCACCGCCCTGCGACGCCTGGTGGCCTGGAAAGAGACCAGAGGACGTCAGGGCTCTCAGCACAGACTCCACAGATAATGCTGCCACTGCCTGGTACTAACTCTTTATCGGATAATGAGACTGGTGAACACTACTGGTCTTTAAAAAGGATAGACTGGAGTAGGGAATGTAGGGAAACACACCTTCAACACAAAGGGTTTCATACATTGTTCTCATTAgcattaaataaacataaaaagtaCAGCTGTTCGATATATGTatcatatgtgtttttaatctgtttgaTATAATCTCATTCCCTTGTTAACAGTCAAATTAGTGGCATAATAAATACATACGAGACATGTAAACCTGTATTTCCCTGATTTTAAGAGGAGCTTGTACTTGCACGGCCGTGAGCTGAGCTAATCCAGTCTAATCTCAGCTTTCAGCATAGCTTTACACTGCATGTCGAGACAAAAGAAAGGCCTGCACTATCTTTTCTGACTTATCCGTTTAATGTTCTGTTCAgttcaaatgcattttaactCACAAACATGatggaagttttttttcttctgggtTTTATTGTTGCTGCTAATGCAACActttttagctatgctagcagtGCgtggtctgtcagtcggtccacgactttggtccagactgaaatatctcaactattggagtgattgtcatgaaatttggtacaggtGTTCATGGTCCCCAGTGGATGAATCCCTACTgtctttggtgatctcctgacttttcctctagcgccaccatgaggttgacatttgtggttttgagtgaaatgtctcaacaactactggatggattgccatgaaatttgattcaGACATTCGAGTTCCCCCCCAGGACGAACTGCAAAAACTGATTGagtgattctctgacttttcatcgagcagcatcatcaggtcaaaattttagtTTGTCCAGTACTtcagtttatgaccaaatacctgcaaaacttcTCATCAGctgtactaattagcaaatattagcatgctaacatgctaaactaagataacattgtcactgtgaggatgttagcatgtcgacgttagcatttagctcaagacactgctgtgtctaagtacagcctcacaaagctgctagcatggctgtctGTCATGACTCTTGGTCTTGGTTAAGtattttgggggcattttttgcctttatttgatactCTAAAGTTGGGAGGTGACagcatgcaacaaaggtctccaGCCAGACTCGAACCTGGGACATTGTGATTACATGGTCAGCGGTAAAGAGCACCCTGTAAATGTCACACTTTTCCAGCAGCCAGTGGACAACTTGGAAGTATGACATGTCAGACTTTCTCCAACGCACATGAACGCAGCATAATAGTCACCacagctgaaaacaacaaacactgtgtAATGGTGGAAACTGCAGGATGTCCTAATCAGCTGATGTCTGGTTCGAGCGCGCTCTGTCCACCAGACATCAGCTCCTGTTTGTAAGATAATTagcaaataaacagacagtAAACAAGTGCAATCATCTCATCAGAACTCAAACcatgtggacaaacagcagacgAGGCGATCAATCCCTTCTGTCCACCagctgttcatgtttgtgtctgtcgaGCAGAGCAAatgacgaagaggaggaggaggaggaggaggaggatgaaatGTCCTGCCACAAAAAGCCAATAACAACCATGATGCTGAACTTGAATAGTAATGCTTTGAGAGAGAAGTCAGGAAGCTGCAGCGCGCCAAACAGACGGCAGTGTGTTTGTTAGTAGAGACATTTTGAACACAAACTGgtttttaaaattgtacagtaatttttttttctaagaaTAAAAACGGGATTAGTGAGCAGCCTCCCaccagagaggaagaaggaaacTTGTTGAATGTTATCATATTTTCAGAAAAGCATCtctcatacttttttttaaacaattttcagtttgtgaacagttttattttgtttatagcCGGTGATTATTTACTGTTgtacagaataaaaatgtttcagaaCAAAATATGATCTGTGATCTCATTATTGGTTGCATGTTAAAAACTGCTGTATGATGATTTTTGAAAGAAATAGGCACAACAGGCTGTTGTGTTGATAGATTATAAGATTATAAGCATTTATTTATCTTACTGTGTCATAATACATTGTTGACTATTGAATTATGTTGGGAAActaaataatgcagaaaataataagccattattgttgtgttgtatgttatttatatacattactAATTTAACTAAGACTGTTTGTGTGAGCATGTATTAATTAACTTTTGCATGCTTAATTATTTGACTGACTTTATTGTACATCTTTGGTTTAattcactattattattaagttattggtaattattttcttgtgcccaatattttatttatttatcctttgttttttattattatcaaccaTATTTAATCACTATCCCAACTCTGTCTGTGATATAAActttctttctgttctgttcattcatgttttttttttttaaactttattttgttaaaatggtttgctaaaattaaatcatttcaaGTATTTTaccaaactgtatttatttatttaaagttttttttttttttttacattattaagGTAAAAATACATAGCATTATTTAGTTAGCATTAAATAGGTTAAAAATCGCTAAAATTACACtgttatatgtatattttttaattattttcttttttctttttaaagattcttCTGAAACATATTGTGTGTCTTTACCTACAGTCTATGTCTTTACATAAATCTGTGCTATAATGAAAATACCTTATTTATGCTTTATTTACTTGTATTGTACGTGTTGCGTTTACCTGTAATAcggtaatttaaaaaaaaaaaaaaaccgcTGCGCCTCTCTTTCCGTCTTTACGGTTTTGCTGTGTCCCACGTGTCCGGAAGTGGCTCCGCTTGTTCTGCTCCTGTTTTCTGACAGAAACACCTCCAGAGAAGAAGCCGAGGAGTTGCGAAACTTCGGTCCGGCTGTTGCGACAGGGGCCGGCGGGGTATTCCGGTGAACCCCGGGGCTGAAACATGGGCCTCCTGGCGAGGATACGGAAGGAGTGGTTCATCATCGGGATAGTGCTGGTCATTTTATCGGCCAAACTGCAGCCCAGCGTCGGTGTCAGAGGAGGTGAGTGAGTCGGAGTTTGGGAACCGCTCTGTCACTTTTCATCAGGTCTTAACTGTCTAACAAACACTAGATGCTGTGTTATATTAACTAATATCGCAGTCagattccttgtatgtgtacacatacctggtCAATAACAGCTGATTCTAATAGATGTGGCTACTTTTGGCATGTTGGTGCCAGGCTTGGAAAGAGTTTTCCcctctttattttttactgtttacttatGGGCACACATGATCTCGTAGAGAAAGACTTGAGACCTTTAATTAACCGTTTGGAGTCACTGAAAAAATCGGCATGGGAGTTTTTCACCAGCCagaattttacttgtaataaaCTGCCAACTTTTATACTTTGGTTAACTCTGTTCCGCCCATCGCGCCAGGACGGGGACTGTAGGAATTACAAGAAAATTgatccaaaatgttgaatttaacGTTATACGTATTACCTCGTGTACATGACGTACGCCGAGATAAAGTTTGAATCTTATTTATTATGGTAAGTTATAAAATGATGGTATAATTAACAGGCATCTTTGTTAAAAAGGAAGGTTACTGTAAATTTCGCCAATTTgtaaatggagtttggttttTCACATACAAAATAGAATAACGCGTATTGGGGATGGTAGGCGCTCCCTCACAGTGgttcctctgtgtgtgcgtgcgcgtgcacgtgtgtgtggGGTTTCCTCCTTACCTGGCACTGCAGTGACACGTTGCATTACCAGCAATAATGTCATACTCACGCGCACACACCTTGGTTGCCGCTCCGCGCTCCCGTGCGCGCGTGCACGATAACGTTATCTTATTGGCTCACATCCCATCTTTTTATTTACTCACGTTTAAACTTAGCAGTGGGTTTTGTCAGGTGTGACCCACCTGAAACGGCCCCAATAGTCCTGATTTGTGACCTTAGCTGGCATGCGCAGAAAGTGAAGTTAGATATAGATTTTATCACAGTGGTAATTTCACTAGTTATTACCTTTTTACTGATAGGTGAGAGTTCAGCTCAGTCACACCTTTTACATTTAATCTTGTAGATTAGATACACTCCTGTGCTGCTACTGTCAGgatgctgccttcaggtgcaAACAGCCAAGAAAGCTTTTGTTCAGAAATATTAACAGAATGGATcatgcaacaaaaatatttcctcGGTTGCTGCTGTCTCTTATTAGAAATCAATCAGCACAGAGTCTGTGCAGAAGTGACAGAAAGTCTGATTTTTGGTTATTAATAACAGTATTTACCTGTTATTTTCATTGTGCCTTGTGTATAATCGCATTGTGACAAACTTCATGTGGCATTATAATCGTTCACGGttcatgtctctctctgctcGTTGCAATATAGCAAAAAAACCAATTTTAGATATAAAAGATTATTCTTACACGAAAGTTGTTGCAGTTCGTTTTGAGGAGCTTTTCCCTTTTTACGgaattttcttttatatttgtatgtttttataaatgtatgtcaGATTTTCACTAAAACCACAGTAACTAAAGTAACTAAAGTATTAAAAACATAGCTTTTTTTTGCAGGTTTCAACTGCAGCTCATGGTCTTCTTCAGCGGATTGAGTTTGCTTAGTTATCATAATATATTGTGGCATCAagtaatcattaaaaacaatgatGCCGTGTGACTTTAAACATCTTTAGAAACATGATTATTGAAAGGCTGCATGCTCTCCACTCCTTCAAGTGTCACAGGTGTTACAGACAGCAAATCATTTGATCTGATTCTGTCATAAGAACAACTTTCACACGACACACCTGTCCAAATCAGATTGGCAAAAGTTCCAGTCCAGCACACTTGAAttcaacaaataaaactgaaaaaataaataaactaaacaaactttaaaagcaGGTAACACAAACAAGATGTTTTGCATAAAACGTAAGCCCAAAATCATGATGACGAAACATCTAAAACTGTGTCTATTCTACATCACAGACTTGAATGGAAGTTGTGACGTGTGAATTTAGTTATCTAAAGGTATCATGCATCATCACAGACTTAAATTCTAAAAACTGTGAATAGATTCTGAATAtctatactatatatatatatatattaggaTCCAGAGGATCCATATATATAAATGTTGACTAGTATTTTACCTCTGCTGCTAAATACTTAACACCGTCAGCAAAGTTGAAccattttaaagatttaaaaatctTCTTTTACTGTAGTCAGACatgtgtagagctgaaacgatcactcagtcagtcagttgacAGAATATTAATGTTGAAAATGCCAATCGATTCTAATTCCAATttatcaaatgcatttttagtcacagcaaaacacacaccaaatatatatataatatccaattatatcaatatatatatatatatatatatatatatttatatataaattaaacttaGTCATCCATCATGGGCTCTgggatatataaaaaaatggagAAGATATCATCTTATTTGATTGTTGGCTGCTGTATCATCTTATTTTGTATCTGTAAGCCGGCCTGTTGCACTTAGAAATCCCACGCATTGTGAGTTCTTGAATGCATCATAGTCATacctaacttttttttttttttgcaacaaagatgaagaaaaacattttttagacatttaatatatatatatatatatatatatatatatatatatatattgtttttctctGGCAGGATATTCATGTGTGCTCAGCATGTTGCTGGAGTTGGACAATGCAAGACAGGACTGTTGCCGTGGTAACGGCGGTAAATAGATGCGTTCTCGTCcaactctcctctctctctcaggtccaTTGAAGCCAGAGATCACCATAGCGTACGCTGCCGTCTCGCTCATTTTCTTCAACAGCGGCCTGTCGCTGAAAACAGAggtaagaaacactgaaacCCCCTCTCCCGTGTCAAACTTAAAATATAGCAATGATCGATGCAGCTGCTGTTTGGAAAAGATTAACGTGAGTAATAAAAGTATGATGTAGGAGTTTGTTTGTCCGTCTCTCTGCAGGAGTTGACCAGTGCGTTGCTTCACGTTCGGCTCCACCTGTTCGTTCAGTCCTTCACGCTGATCTTCTTCCCGCTGGCCGTGTGGCTGCTGCTCAAAGTGCTCGCACTGACCGCCATCGACCAATGGCTGCTCAAAGggtagggtgtgtgtgtgtgtgtgtgtgtgtgtgagtgaatggcaTCCTTTATTTAGGTCCCTGCCTGACTGTACCGACTGTACCTGAAGGGCAAGTTATGTACAGACACAAAGACCCACATTCACTGCTGCTAcaggcggtgtgtgtgtgtgtgtgtgtgtgtgtttcgaaCAGACTTCCTGTGTGACGCAGGACTATCGGCTCCCCGTTAAAATCAAAACTGCCTGTGAACTGACGGAAAAGAGACTAACTCAGATGTCGCTGAAAGCAGCTGCAGCCGTACGTCTTTTAGTCTAATGGCGCTCCACGCCACACGGGGGCGCCATGAAATCAAACATCAACTATGAGACAGGAGGAACCGCCAGGGGTGCGTTCCATTCAGCTGATTATGCTTCCTGCCGTCCTCACTTCTCTGGCCTTCAGCCCAATTAGGTCGAGGTCTGCCATCATCATGAATAATCCCTTAAATGCATCTCCAAAGCCTTGGAGCGAAGAGCCGCAGTTGTATCCTGTCGTAGCGgtataatattatttagagctgaaacgattagtcaattgatcGATCGACGGAAAATTAATCGGCTACTACTTTGATAATCATTTGAAGagaagtgtgtaggatttaggcGGCTGTCTTtgcaagtatgttttcattagcgTATAATCACCCGAAAGTAAGATTtcttgtgttttcgttacctacttatctacagagggagcgggtccccttccgcggaggtcgccatgttgcaccgccatgtttctacagtagcccagaacggacaaaccaaacactggctctagatagggccttttgcggccaccatagtttctcctacacacttggaaggggagggcgaggcgagcggtattcaaatggttgcgaactgcaatttcaacgctagatgccactaaatcctccacactggacctttttaaagtaatttattaatgaaaaataaacagttgatgagtccagcttctcaaatgaggattttgctgtttttctgtttcgcATCACtgattaattaatgtttttggATTTATGACTGttggacagacaaaacaagtaatgtGAAGACTCACGTTGAGCTCTAAGGGATTGTGATTGGcctttttcacaattttctgacattttatagacttaacaactaatcagttaatcaaaaaaattattgataatgaaaataattgttgcagctttaatattattattgcatGATTGCAATATTTAGATTTGACAAACTACCCATGGACAATGGCTAATATTATTCATGATTCATACTTCTGTGTTTTATCTTTAACATACTCACTATGataacgctaacatgctgatgttaggcaggtataatgtttaccatgttcaccttagtttagcgtgttagcttTTTAGCAtgagctaattagcactaaacacaaagtgcagctgaggctgatgggaatgtcattcgcTTTGCAGATACTTGGCCAAAAAACCAAAATTATTggataaaatgacattttgaccagatggtggcgctagaggaaaagttaagagatcaccaaagtcactagaaatcatcctctggagagcatgaatgtctgtataacaTTTCGTGGCAATCCATCAGATTATTGTTGAGCTGTTTCAGCCATATATCcatgctagcgtggctaaaaactaGCCATCCAAATGTTTGTCCTATACAGCGGCACAGTCGCAGTTATTATTAATTGTATAATATCAGCCTGACAAGTATCAGCCTTAGTGCACCTGTGGtctttcattaattaattgcaGATTGTATTTAGAGCATTTCTAGCTGTTTTTATTGCTCCCTCACGTCCTGTTGTTTCCGTAATAAACTAATTTTAATGATCTATGCTgtctttttatgttgttttttttcatgtcttgtGAAGCACATTGTGTTGCATCTTTTTGTATGAAATGTTGTCtgtaaatacagtttattattattattattattattattattattattattattacattagcCAAATAgaaagcatgtgtgtgagctccagaccctgacctctgacctttttgaAGGAAGGCggcagaggaaaggaaacgTTCTCACTCGTAGAAACCGATGACGACGATTCTTCGCCTTCTTTGTCATTtgtcttcctcatcctcctcttcatcctgttGCTGTGGTTGCCTAGGTTACAGACGGTGAGCTGCATGCCCCCTCCGGTGTCCTCTGCTGTTATTCTCACCAAGGCTGTCGGAGGCAAcgaggtaacacacacacacacacacactttagcaGGTCGTTATCCTCCAGTGTTTGACAAATGGTGTAATATTGGAAAGCAATAAGCAGTGTGTtggcatgttgtgtgtgtgtgtgtgtgtgtgtgtgtgtgtgcttctagGCTGCTGCCATCTTCAACTCAGCGTTTGGAAGCTTCCTGGTAAGATATCATGAAActgtagttttcctttaaaCGAGTCCAGCAGTAATGAATCATCGGCGCGAGCTCTGTGGGGAGTCGAAGCTGTAATCGTGTCTTTCTGTCCTGCAGGGAATCGTAGTGActccagtgctgctgctgctgtttgtaagTCAGACCTGCTGAGTTTTAATgcacttttatatatatatactgaatacacacataaactgtGACACCATACACATCATTATTCTTTACCTTAAAGATTAATCCCGGGAGGAAACGTCGTTTTTTCATCCGCTGGtcaattttgagattttgggcTAATTTGCTTCCGTAACTTGTTTTCTTTCAGACTAGTGGAAACTCCCCAAATACACatttaggtgtttattttactacacATCTATTTGCGTCTGTAGATTTCTCCTAATTTCACTAAAAGTTAGCATTAGAAAATgcctcatttacatatttaaaactaaaaataattgTCTTAATCGATCTTAAGTAATCAACTGGGGAAGTTTCTTGGTGATATCTATAAATTGTCTCCCCTTAAAGGaggaatagtttggcattttgagaaatacacttattcactttctagctgagagttagatgagaagatcgattcCACTCTCGTGtgtgtacaataaatatgaagctgcagccaggaggcagttagcttagcgtagcttagcttagcacaaacactggaaaaagaGGGGTAAACTgtctaaaagtaaaaaaaatcgGCCTTCCAACACTTCTAAAGATCactaaataaaattgaatatctcttttgtttaatttgcacaaaaaccaaagtgtaaacaAACGACAATTCACCGTTTTATGAGgagttatgtgccggactatttctcgGCTGGGAGCAgctgccaggcaaccagcggagactcgaGTAAATCCCCACACCTGGCcgagaaatagtccggcacataactcCTCGTAAAACGGTGAATTGTCGTTtgtttacactttggtttttgtaagcTGGCTTTAGAGCTGTATTGATCATTCAGATGTGAGTGTGGcatcaatctcctcatctaactctctgccagaaagcgaataagcatatttcccaaaatgctgaacttttgctttaaaCCTGCGTTAATTGACTTGTTGGCCATTTTGGGGGCAACGCAACAAGCTCTGTGTtcggtctccagcagctcctgagggaaacatctggctctttatctGTTAaacgctccactatgttcaccagccgctctctgactgtgtctgctgctgtttgctgctgagcagctcgtgcCGCCGAAAACGCCGctgtgagagcggtgagagtgaaccggAACAGCTGAAAAACCCTAAAACACTCCATAGAGTCGAGGGGAACCGCCGAGTCAAGTGATAaatctctgtaggttcatcactacgagtacacatagtcatttttttccattgtttataaaaaaatatttagtagattttttgatttatatagcacaaatCGCTTGCtttacacacactaaaacagcaaacagcagacagacacagttagaaaCTGGCTGGTGCAAACTCCCTTTCATTAAATCAAATAGTGAATactttcttacactgcactgtaacctTTAcgctcctgttttatcttgtttttattttctattgaactccatgtttttaaatgtctttttatattgcccaatgttgcttttatgttttatgaaaagcactttgaattgccttgttgttgaaatgtgctatacacaTAAACTTGCcttggtgaacatagcggagcgtttagcagctaaagagccagatatttccctcaggagtttgcagggaccaaaaacagagctaaaagagcgagaatattggacttacatccACCAGATGTGATATGTTGAGTGCActacttgtttccgctgcccccaggtgaacaaaaaaatcagttgtTGCAGGTTTAACACTCATTGTAACAACAAATTAAAGCGTTAGTCCGCTACATTATCTCCTGAAAGTTCTGTGGTTGTTTGTAActtcagataaataaataaataaatgtaaataatgtgaCATAACTGTGCACATACGGTGTTTGTTGGCCTCATTTTAACTTCTCCtggttctcctcctccagctcggCTCTTCATCCTCCGTCCccttctcctccatcttctctcAGCTCTTCATGACTGTGGTGGTTCCTCTGATCCTGGGTCAGGTGTGTGTGGTACAGAAATGGTTAAATATGTCTGAATGTTGTGTTGGTTTGCAGAGTTGGAAATCTCTcttcgctgtgtgtgtgtgtgtgtgtgcaggtgtgtcgTGGTTTCCTCAGGGAGTATCTGGAGCGGCGAAAGCCTCCATTCGGCGCCATCAGCAGCGCCGTCCTCCTCATGATCATCTACACCACCTTCTGTGACACCTTCAGTAACCCCAACATTGAGCTGGACCCCACCAGCCTGCTGCTGGTCGTCCTCATCAgtcagtactgtgtgtgtgtgtgtgtgtgtgtagaaagtTAATAATCTTTTTAATCCTGCCAACTTCCTCTGGAGGAATACATAAGGGCaaagaaatacaacatttcaaacggaaaaaaatacagaaaaagctgaaataaacCAGTGGGGGAAAATATccaaattttaacatttaatttgttataAACAGTTTCAAACCATCCTTTACATTGGGTCCATTCAAagtgttgttttccagtttatagtactgaatttattttttcctggCGGTTGCCAGACATAGCTGCAGGAGGAACATGTTTTTGGCGCTTTCTGGTTCCCCAGGTGAACTCCACTTTGTgttattaaaagaaaagttttagGAAGGCACTTTAGGAattacgcttattcactttctttctttctttccgagagttagatgagaagatcaataccagtCTCGTGTCTGTACAGTAGGTACGAGGCTAaggccagcagctggttagcttagcttagcacaaagactggaaacaaggggaaacagctagcctggctttgtctgaaggtaacaaaactccgcctaccagcacctctaaagcccaataattaacacgttatatctcgtttgtttaatctgcacaaaaactaaataaaaaatattattattactcttcTGAAACTCCAGGACTCTTCTGGTGTGCTGGTATTCAGACACAATtagaaaatgaacaaagaaacagaaagtttTAGGTCTAGTGTCCGTCCACGATGCCATGtaggtaaaaataaacaaaataccaCCATTACATTGCTAACAGAGTGCATTAGAGTTGAACATTAAAGCGATGTTTGTCTCTCTCGCAGTTTTCTCCATCCAGCTCAGCTTCATGCTGCTCACCTTTGCCTTTTCCACCAGGTgaggctcctcctcctcctcctcctcctcctcctctcctcttttattCTACttcatttcatccatttcacattttattcaccaATCTCAGTTGCCTAGTTTCCCTTCAGATGTCCAGCGAGTATTAAGCTCATTTTCTGACTTAATACTAATTAGTTTGGAGCAAATGTAATGTCTCAcaaaatgtacatacatgttGCAGTAAAGTGCTGCTACAGCTACAACATATTTCCTGCTGTCAGACTGTTATTTGACCTTATTTATCCAACAAATGAGCAAGTGAGCAGGAATACTTTAGCATCATCCAGCTTTTTCTAATGGACGTACTCTGAATACAAATACTTTGATGAAGAAGACGGTAaacaatagtaaaaaaaatagattctaaaaacaaaagtatATGTGCAGTAACAATAAGAGAGAACCGAGGGGAGAACGTGTGGGAGGTTACAGCTGTCAACCTGCAAAAGTGTCTCATATTCAGATTAACAAGGGTGA
This sequence is a window from Siniperca chuatsi isolate FFG_IHB_CAS linkage group LG22, ASM2008510v1, whole genome shotgun sequence. Protein-coding genes within it:
- the slc10a7 gene encoding sodium/bile acid cotransporter 7 isoform X3, producing the protein MGLLARIRKEWFIIGIVLVILSAKLQPSVGVRGGPLKPEITIAYAAVSLIFFNSGLSLKTEELTSALLHVRLHLFVQSFTLIFFPLAVWLLLKVLALTAIDQWLLKGLQTVSCMPPPVSSAVILTKAVGGNEAAAIFNSAFGSFLGIVVTPVLLLLFLGSSSSVPFSSIFSQLFMTVVVPLILGQVCRGFLREYLERRKPPFGAISSAVLLMIIYTTFCDTFSNPNIELDPTSLLLVVLIIFSIQLSFMLLTFAFSTRSGSGFSPADTVAIVFCSTHKSLTLGIPMLKIVFEGYEHLSLISVPLLIYHPAQILLGSVLVPTIRSWMTSRQKRAPFQH
- the slc10a7 gene encoding sodium/bile acid cotransporter 7 isoform X5, giving the protein MGLLARIRKEWFIIGIVLVILSAKLQPSVGVRGGPLKPEITIAYAAVSLIFFNSGLSLKTEELTSALLHVRLHLFVQSFTLIFFPLAVWLLLKVLALTAIDQWLLKGLQTVSCMPPPVSSAVILTKAVGGNEAAAIFNSAFGSFLLGSSSSVPFSSIFSQLFMTVVVPLILGQVCRGFLREYLERRKPPFGAISSAVLLMIIYTTFCDTFSNPNIELDPTSLLLVVLIIFSIQLSFMLLTFAFSTRSGSGFSPADTVAIVFCSTHKSLTLGIPMLKIVFEGYEHLSLISVPLLIYHPAQILLGSVLVPTIRSWMTSRQKAVKLSTLQPI
- the slc10a7 gene encoding sodium/bile acid cotransporter 7 isoform X2 codes for the protein MGLLARIRKEWFIIGIVLVILSAKLQPSVGVRGGPLKPEITIAYAAVSLIFFNSGLSLKTEELTSALLHVRLHLFVQSFTLIFFPLAVWLLLKVLALTAIDQWLLKGLQTVSCMPPPVSSAVILTKAVGGNEAAAIFNSAFGSFLGIVVTPVLLLLFLGSSSSVPFSSIFSQLFMTVVVPLILGQVCRGFLREYLERRKPPFGAISSAVLLMIIYTTFCDTFSNPNIELDPTSLLLVVLIIFSIQLSFMLLTFAFSTRSGSGFSPADTVAIVFCSTHKSLTLGIPMLKIVFEGYEHLSLISVPLLIYHPAQILLGSVLVPTIRSWMTSRQKSSLLLR
- the slc10a7 gene encoding sodium/bile acid cotransporter 7 isoform X4 → MGLLARIRKEWFIIGIVLVILSAKLQPSVGVRGGPLKPEITIAYAAVSLIFFNSGLSLKTEELTSALLHVRLHLFVQSFTLIFFPLAVWLLLKVLALTAIDQWLLKGLQTVSCMPPPVSSAVILTKAVGGNEAAAIFNSAFGSFLGIVVTPVLLLLFLGSSSSVPFSSIFSQLFMTVVVPLILGQVCRGFLREYLERRKPPFGAISSAVLLMIIYTTFCDTFSNPNIELDPTSLLLVVLIIFSIQLSFMLLTFAFSTRSGSGFSPADTVAIVFCSTHKSLTLGIPMLKIVFEGYEHLSLISVPLLIYHPAQILLGSVLVPTIRSWMTSRQKIHELK
- the slc10a7 gene encoding sodium/bile acid cotransporter 7 isoform X1 — protein: MGLLARIRKEWFIIGIVLVILSAKLQPSVGVRGGPLKPEITIAYAAVSLIFFNSGLSLKTEELTSALLHVRLHLFVQSFTLIFFPLAVWLLLKVLALTAIDQWLLKGLQTVSCMPPPVSSAVILTKAVGGNEAAAIFNSAFGSFLGIVVTPVLLLLFLGSSSSVPFSSIFSQLFMTVVVPLILGQVCRGFLREYLERRKPPFGAISSAVLLMIIYTTFCDTFSNPNIELDPTSLLLVVLIIFSIQLSFMLLTFAFSTRSGSGFSPADTVAIVFCSTHKSLTLGIPMLKIVFEGYEHLSLISVPLLIYHPAQILLGSVLVPTIRSWMTSRQKAVKLSTLQPI